In the Campylobacter showae genome, one interval contains:
- the ftsH gene encoding ATP-dependent zinc metalloprotease FtsH: protein MDNRKNDDKNLNNGGNNFFNKNPILIFAIFAIVIVVAFRGLGGGEMDGTLLGQSAAGSKSTSYSEIKEMIKNKQVAQVGISETSIKAVDNGGRTYFAKRVNDPTLVPILEEQKIPYGAYSETNWFTEMLFSWVLPIFIFFGIWMFLASRMQRNMGGGILGMGSSKKLVNSEKPKVKFADVAGVQEAKEEVKEIVDFLKHPDRYINLGAKIPKGVLLVGPPGTGKTLLAKAVAGEADVPFFSVSGSSFIEMFVGVGASRVRDLFENAKKEAPAIVFIDEIDAIGKSRAASGMIGGNDEREQTLNQLLAEMDGFSSDASPVIVLAATNRPEVLDAALLRPGRFDRQVLVDKPDFKGRIEILRVHIKDIKLDHSVSIEDIARMTAGLAGADLANIINEAALLAGRKEKGKVEQADLLEAVERAIAGLEKKSRRINPKEKRIVAYHESGHALIAETTKGANRVTKVSIIPRGLAALGYTLHTPEENKFMMQRHELMAEVDVLLAGRAAEEVFIKEISTGAGNDLERATDILRSMISIYGMSDIAGLMVLEKRRSTFLAGGQADRDYSDKTAEKVDEFIKTTLDERYKHVLETLRTYGDAIEKMVEALYEEETIEGAKVREIIANYEKERGMPSRLVNLEENKEEQA, encoded by the coding sequence ATGGATAACAGAAAAAACGATGATAAAAATTTAAATAACGGCGGAAATAATTTTTTTAATAAAAATCCGATTTTGATTTTCGCCATTTTTGCTATCGTGATAGTGGTGGCATTTCGCGGGCTCGGAGGCGGCGAGATGGACGGCACGTTGCTAGGACAGAGCGCGGCCGGCTCAAAAAGCACCTCGTACTCCGAGATAAAAGAGATGATAAAAAACAAGCAAGTAGCGCAGGTGGGCATCTCCGAAACCTCGATAAAAGCCGTGGATAACGGCGGCAGAACGTATTTTGCTAAAAGAGTAAACGACCCGACGCTAGTTCCGATTTTGGAGGAACAAAAGATTCCTTACGGAGCGTATAGCGAGACGAACTGGTTTACAGAAATGCTCTTTTCGTGGGTACTCCCTATTTTCATTTTCTTTGGAATTTGGATGTTTTTAGCTAGCCGCATGCAGCGAAACATGGGCGGCGGTATCCTTGGAATGGGAAGCTCTAAAAAGCTAGTAAACTCGGAAAAACCGAAGGTTAAATTTGCCGACGTGGCGGGCGTGCAAGAAGCAAAAGAAGAAGTTAAAGAGATCGTGGATTTTCTAAAGCATCCGGATAGATATATAAATTTAGGAGCCAAAATCCCAAAAGGCGTGCTTTTAGTTGGACCTCCCGGCACTGGTAAAACTTTACTTGCAAAAGCCGTCGCAGGCGAAGCGGACGTGCCGTTTTTCTCGGTTTCCGGATCGAGCTTTATCGAGATGTTCGTCGGCGTAGGCGCTAGCCGCGTGAGGGATCTTTTTGAAAATGCGAAAAAAGAAGCCCCGGCGATCGTCTTTATAGACGAGATCGACGCTATCGGCAAAAGCCGCGCAGCTAGCGGAATGATCGGCGGAAACGACGAGCGCGAGCAAACGCTAAATCAGCTTTTAGCCGAGATGGACGGCTTTAGCTCGGACGCGTCGCCGGTTATCGTACTCGCCGCGACGAACCGTCCGGAGGTGCTTGATGCCGCGCTTTTAAGGCCGGGTAGATTCGACAGGCAGGTGCTTGTAGATAAGCCTGATTTTAAAGGTAGGATCGAAATTTTACGCGTACATATAAAAGATATCAAGCTTGACCATAGCGTTAGTATCGAGGATATCGCGCGCATGACGGCGGGCCTTGCGGGAGCGGATCTAGCAAACATCATAAACGAAGCCGCGCTACTAGCGGGCAGAAAAGAAAAAGGCAAGGTCGAGCAGGCTGATTTGCTCGAGGCCGTTGAGAGAGCGATCGCCGGTCTTGAGAAAAAATCTCGCCGCATAAATCCGAAAGAAAAGCGCATCGTGGCCTATCACGAGAGCGGACACGCGCTCATAGCCGAAACCACCAAAGGCGCAAACAGAGTCACCAAAGTATCGATCATACCGCGCGGGCTTGCAGCACTGGGATACACGCTCCATACGCCTGAAGAGAATAAATTTATGATGCAGCGTCACGAGCTGATGGCCGAAGTGGACGTGCTTCTAGCCGGACGCGCGGCGGAAGAGGTCTTTATAAAAGAGATTTCAACCGGCGCGGGCAACGACCTAGAGCGCGCGACCGATATACTTCGCTCGATGATCTCGATATACGGCATGAGCGATATCGCTGGACTTATGGTGCTTGAAAAGCGCCGCAGTACTTTCCTAGCCGGCGGTCAGGCCGATAGGGACTATAGCGACAAGACGGCGGAGAAAGTGGATGAATTTATCAAAACAACGCTTGATGAGCGCTATAAGCACGTGCTTGAGACGCTAAGAACCTACGGCGATGCGATAGAGAAGATGGTTGAGGCGCTTTACGAAGAGGAAACTATCGAGGGAGCGAAGGTTAGAGAGATCATCGCAAACTATGAAAAAGAGCGCGGGATGCCTAGCAGGCTCGTAAATTTAGAAGAAAACAAAGAGGAACAAGCGTAA
- the hisA gene encoding 1-(5-phosphoribosyl)-5-[(5-phosphoribosylamino)methylideneamino]imidazole-4-carboxamide isomerase yields MEIFPAIDLKEGKAVRLFKGEMSSAKIYSDAPWELAKRFEDMGAKWLHVVDLDGAFAGEAVNLKTVEKIAKAANLQIQIGGGIRDEARIKSYLDSGITRVILGSVSLKDPNFTKEMAQKYRVAVGIDAKDGFVAVQGWAEVSQMRATELARKFAGAGVEAVICTDISKDGTLSGVNVEFTSQIAKASGINTIASGGVKDIEDIRALMRAGGVYGAIVGKAYYEGTLDLKEAFKLGR; encoded by the coding sequence ATGGAAATTTTCCCTGCGATAGATTTAAAAGAGGGCAAGGCGGTTCGGCTTTTTAAAGGCGAAATGAGTAGCGCCAAAATCTACTCGGACGCTCCGTGGGAGCTAGCCAAAAGGTTTGAAGATATGGGCGCAAAGTGGCTTCACGTCGTCGATCTTGACGGAGCGTTTGCGGGCGAAGCGGTAAATCTAAAAACCGTAGAAAAGATCGCAAAAGCCGCAAATTTACAAATCCAAATCGGCGGCGGGATACGCGACGAAGCGCGAATAAAAAGCTACCTTGATAGCGGCATAACGCGCGTTATCTTGGGCTCGGTATCGCTAAAGGATCCGAATTTTACTAAAGAAATGGCGCAAAAATACCGCGTCGCCGTCGGCATAGACGCCAAAGACGGCTTCGTCGCCGTGCAGGGCTGGGCGGAGGTGTCGCAAATGAGAGCGACCGAGCTAGCGCGTAAATTTGCCGGAGCCGGAGTCGAAGCGGTAATCTGCACCGATATCTCAAAAGACGGCACCCTTAGCGGCGTGAACGTAGAGTTTACCTCGCAAATCGCAAAAGCAAGCGGTATAAATACGATCGCAAGCGGCGGCGTAAAAGATATAGAGGATATCCGGGCGCTAATGCGTGCGGGAGGCGTTTACGGCGCGATCGTGGGCAAGGCGTACTATGAAGGGACGCTTGATCTAAAAGAGGCCTTTAAACTGGGCCGATAA
- a CDS encoding PDC sensor domain-containing protein: protein MTLQDIQRFSELRYKARAYICYLFSKNLPNRLPGVNAESIKSGFDKMAHEIEGFDAFYVLDANGVQIGDAVSLNEKYKAGGGENCSNKSYYYTVVREKRCVLSDPYPSSLTGELCVTASTPIYDDKGELKFVACIDVSLENILAIVSHGKLESYFGKFLKVVYAAFSVALFIIALFLFADALKGLLANDLLNIEVEKMFEHTIVLTLALAIFDLVKAIFEEEVLGKSKRGEDMENKTMIRFIGSIIIALAIEALMLVFKFAITAPDHIINAIYLIGGVAMLMIALSVYLFATKQRSSH from the coding sequence TTGACGCTGCAAGATATACAGAGGTTTTCGGAGCTAAGATACAAGGCTAGAGCCTATATATGCTATCTTTTTAGTAAAAATTTGCCAAACAGGCTGCCGGGGGTAAACGCCGAGTCGATAAAAAGCGGCTTTGATAAAATGGCGCACGAGATAGAGGGCTTTGACGCGTTTTACGTGCTTGACGCAAACGGCGTGCAGATAGGCGACGCCGTGAGCCTAAACGAAAAATACAAGGCCGGCGGCGGCGAAAACTGCAGCAATAAGTCTTATTATTACACCGTGGTGCGCGAAAAGCGCTGCGTACTAAGCGACCCGTATCCGTCCTCGCTCACGGGCGAGCTGTGCGTGACGGCGTCCACTCCGATATATGACGATAAGGGCGAGCTAAAATTCGTGGCGTGTATCGACGTTTCGCTAGAAAATATCCTAGCTATCGTCTCTCACGGCAAGCTAGAGAGCTACTTCGGCAAATTTCTCAAGGTCGTTTACGCCGCGTTTTCGGTCGCGCTTTTTATCATAGCCTTGTTTTTGTTTGCCGACGCGCTCAAAGGGCTTTTGGCTAACGATCTTTTAAATATCGAAGTAGAAAAGATGTTTGAGCACACGATCGTGCTGACGCTGGCGCTTGCGATCTTTGATCTGGTTAAAGCGATATTTGAAGAAGAGGTGCTGGGTAAAAGCAAGCGCGGCGAGGATATGGAAAACAAAACGATGATTAGATTTATCGGCTCGATCATCATCGCCCTTGCGATCGAGGCGCTGATGCTCGTGTTTAAATTTGCCATCACGGCGCCCGATCACATCATAAATGCGATCTATCTCATCGGCGGCGTCGCAATGCTGATGATCGCGCTTAGCGTCTATCTTTTTGCTACCAAGCAAAGGAGCTCGCATTGA
- the pglF gene encoding UDP-N-acetylglucosamine 4,6-dehydratase (configuration-retaining): MFKATKLKRLAFFLTFDIVIFVASFYLAYLLRFSGVLPDYFRGGLVAGCATMVVLKLFFMWLFKIYKVPWRFFGLNEARKIFLVHLCAIVCFWIVYFAMPAVFNPFPRSVVFMDAIISCLLIGNLRIAKRMFLDFSKKPHTGEPCVVIGATSKALHVLKGLRQGYIDLYAVGVVDGRSDLVGTYCDGFLVQPKSEIANLIKEYNVKTAIIALALGQDELAELFDELTAYGIRDIKIFSMFGTGKDAIKDISIEDLLARKPKDLDSSAVEKFLGGKVVLVTGAGGSIGSEICKQCLKFGVSKLIMIDHSEFNLYKIGEITHSDKTVSKMINIVNEADLRAVFEEFKPQIAIHAAAYKHVPLCEANPKAAVVNNIIGTKILIDLSIEYGVSKVVMISSDKAVRPTNIMGATKRVCELYALNSNLPAKTEIVAVRFGNVLGSSGSVIPKFKEQIENNKPLTVTHPDITRYFMLVSEACQLVLQAASIAKGGELFVLDMGEPIKIADLAKKMLILSNKEHLGVEFVGLRPGEKLYEELLINKDDVKTEFQSIFVTHSGEYDVAKLNEQIKNLTHADDVAAALKEIVPEFNHALNKE; the protein is encoded by the coding sequence ATGTTTAAGGCGACGAAGCTAAAGCGGCTTGCGTTTTTTCTAACCTTTGACATCGTGATATTCGTCGCGTCGTTTTATCTGGCGTATCTGCTTAGATTTAGCGGCGTGCTGCCTGATTATTTTAGAGGCGGACTGGTCGCGGGCTGCGCTACGATGGTGGTTTTAAAGCTATTTTTCATGTGGCTTTTTAAAATTTACAAGGTGCCGTGGAGATTTTTCGGACTAAATGAGGCGAGGAAAATTTTCCTCGTTCATCTTTGCGCGATCGTCTGCTTTTGGATCGTTTATTTTGCGATGCCCGCGGTTTTTAACCCGTTTCCAAGAAGCGTGGTTTTCATGGATGCCATTATCTCGTGCCTGCTAATCGGAAATTTAAGGATCGCCAAGCGTATGTTTTTAGACTTTTCTAAAAAGCCTCATACGGGCGAGCCTTGCGTCGTTATAGGCGCTACGTCAAAGGCGCTTCACGTTTTAAAGGGGCTTAGGCAGGGTTATATCGATCTATATGCCGTGGGCGTGGTAGACGGCAGGAGCGATCTAGTCGGCACTTACTGCGACGGATTTTTAGTGCAGCCAAAGAGCGAAATCGCAAATTTGATCAAAGAGTACAACGTAAAAACCGCTATCATCGCGCTAGCGCTCGGTCAAGACGAGCTGGCAGAGCTTTTTGACGAGCTGACGGCCTACGGTATCCGCGATATCAAGATTTTTTCTATGTTTGGTACGGGCAAGGACGCGATCAAAGATATCTCGATCGAGGATCTGCTAGCTAGAAAGCCAAAAGACCTAGATAGTAGCGCGGTGGAGAAATTTTTAGGCGGTAAGGTCGTTTTGGTCACGGGAGCCGGCGGTAGTATCGGTAGCGAAATTTGTAAGCAGTGCCTTAAATTTGGCGTTAGTAAGCTAATCATGATCGATCACAGCGAGTTTAATCTCTATAAAATCGGCGAGATAACCCACAGCGACAAAACCGTGAGCAAGATGATAAATATCGTAAATGAAGCCGACTTGCGCGCGGTTTTTGAGGAGTTTAAACCGCAGATCGCGATCCACGCCGCAGCTTATAAGCACGTGCCGCTTTGCGAAGCAAACCCTAAAGCCGCGGTTGTAAATAACATAATCGGCACCAAAATTTTGATCGATTTATCTATCGAATACGGCGTTAGCAAGGTCGTGATGATCTCATCCGATAAGGCCGTGCGCCCGACGAATATCATGGGCGCGACTAAACGCGTGTGCGAACTTTACGCGCTAAACTCGAATTTACCGGCTAAAACCGAGATCGTCGCGGTGCGCTTCGGTAACGTTCTAGGCTCTAGCGGCAGCGTAATACCGAAATTTAAAGAGCAAATCGAAAACAACAAGCCGCTAACCGTCACGCACCCTGATATCACGAGGTACTTTATGCTAGTTTCCGAGGCCTGTCAGCTCGTGCTTCAGGCCGCCTCGATCGCAAAGGGCGGCGAGCTTTTCGTGCTTGATATGGGCGAGCCGATTAAGATCGCCGATCTAGCTAAAAAGATGCTGATTTTATCAAACAAAGAGCATCTGGGCGTCGAATTCGTCGGCCTCCGTCCTGGAGAGAAGCTTTACGAGGAGCTTTTAATAAACAAAGACGACGTAAAAACCGAGTTTCAGTCTATTTTCGTGACGCACTCGGGCGAATACGACGTGGCTAAACTAAACGAGCAAATTAAAAATTTAACGCACGCGGACGACGTCGCGGCGGCGCTTAAAGAGATCGTGCCCGAGTTTAATCACGCGCTAAATAAGGAATAA
- the pglE gene encoding UDP-N-acetylbacillosamine transaminase, giving the protein MQRIFLSPPHMSGKEQEYINEVFKSNYIAPLGEYVNKFEASVSSYAGAPDALALNSGTSAIHLALRVLGIGAGDVVLASTFTFMASVSPILYQGATPVFVDSDESWNLSPELLKKAIANSPKKPKALVVTHLYGQAAKMKEICEICEQENIAVVEDAAEALGGFLNGKALGTFGRLGAYSFNGNKIITTSGGGMLVGERELVEKARFYSTQAREPFLHYEHKDYGYNYRLSNVLGAIGTAQMEVLEQRVIKKREIFEKYQKELPELEFMPEIANSRGNRWLTTALFKEKGAHLRVIEALAKENIESRPLWKPMHMQPVFEGALAFTDGTSEEMFARGICLPSGTAMRDEEFARVVKIVKENL; this is encoded by the coding sequence ATGCAAAGAATTTTCCTAAGTCCGCCGCACATGAGCGGCAAAGAGCAAGAGTACATAAACGAGGTTTTTAAGAGCAACTACATCGCGCCGCTTGGCGAATACGTGAATAAATTTGAAGCGAGTGTCTCAAGCTACGCGGGCGCGCCAGATGCTTTGGCGCTAAATTCCGGCACGTCGGCGATCCACTTGGCGCTAAGGGTGCTAGGTATCGGAGCGGGGGACGTGGTGCTAGCCTCTACGTTTACCTTTATGGCGTCCGTTAGCCCGATACTTTATCAAGGTGCTACGCCTGTTTTCGTAGATAGTGACGAAAGCTGGAATCTAAGCCCCGAGCTACTAAAAAAGGCGATCGCAAATTCTCCTAAAAAGCCAAAAGCGCTCGTCGTCACGCATCTCTACGGTCAGGCGGCAAAGATGAAAGAGATCTGCGAGATCTGCGAGCAGGAAAACATCGCCGTGGTCGAAGACGCGGCCGAGGCGCTGGGCGGATTTTTGAACGGCAAGGCGCTGGGTACATTTGGACGACTGGGCGCATATAGCTTTAACGGTAACAAAATCATCACCACAAGCGGCGGCGGCATGCTAGTGGGCGAAAGAGAGCTCGTGGAAAAGGCGAGGTTTTACAGCACGCAAGCTAGGGAGCCGTTTTTACACTACGAGCACAAAGACTACGGCTACAACTACCGCCTGAGCAACGTCTTAGGCGCGATCGGAACGGCGCAGATGGAGGTGCTCGAGCAGCGCGTGATAAAAAAACGAGAAATTTTTGAAAAATATCAAAAAGAGCTTCCTGAGCTTGAGTTTATGCCTGAAATCGCAAATTCTCGCGGCAACCGCTGGCTAACGACCGCGCTGTTTAAAGAAAAAGGCGCGCATCTACGCGTGATAGAGGCGCTTGCGAAGGAAAATATAGAAAGCCGTCCGCTTTGGAAGCCGATGCATATGCAGCCGGTGTTTGAAGGGGCGCTAGCGTTTACAGACGGGACTAGCGAGGAGATGTTTGCGCGCGGTATCTGCCTGCCTAGCGGCACGGCGATGCGAGACGAGGAGTTTGCTCGAGTAGTAAAAATCGTAAAGGAAAATTTATAA
- the hisH gene encoding imidazole glycerol phosphate synthase subunit HisH produces MIGIIDYGAGNLRSVLNAFESLNLKARLAVRGEELGKFDKIILPGVGAFGEAMQKLKDRDFIPAIKEAAVGGKPFLGICLGMQLLFDTSEEFGVNEGLGLVKGRVVKFDPTKFDAPLKVPHTGWNTINFTKQIPINKDLAASEYLYFVHSYHVVCEDDAALGFSEYGYKFVSAVCKDNIFGFQPHPEKSHETGLKILRNFGEM; encoded by the coding sequence TTGATCGGCATTATTGACTACGGCGCGGGAAATTTAAGAAGCGTTTTAAACGCGTTTGAGAGTTTAAATTTAAAGGCGCGGCTGGCGGTTCGCGGCGAGGAGCTGGGTAAATTCGACAAGATAATCTTGCCCGGCGTCGGGGCTTTTGGCGAAGCGATGCAAAAGCTGAAAGACAGGGATTTTATCCCCGCGATAAAAGAAGCCGCAGTAGGCGGAAAGCCGTTTTTAGGAATTTGCCTTGGTATGCAGCTACTTTTTGATACGAGTGAAGAGTTTGGCGTAAACGAGGGGCTCGGGCTCGTAAAAGGGCGAGTGGTTAAATTTGACCCGACTAAATTTGATGCGCCGCTAAAAGTGCCTCACACGGGTTGGAATACCATAAATTTTACCAAGCAAATACCGATAAATAAGGATCTGGCGGCTAGCGAATATCTATACTTCGTGCACTCTTATCACGTAGTTTGCGAGGACGATGCGGCGCTTGGCTTTAGCGAATACGGCTATAAATTCGTAAGCGCGGTGTGCAAAGATAATATTTTCGGCTTTCAGCCGCACCCCGAAAAGAGCCATGAGACGGGGCTAAAAATTTTACGAAATTTCGGAGAGATGTGA
- a CDS encoding 50S ribosomal protein L11 methyltransferase, with amino-acid sequence MKDKFYELEVLCSQELRELFEDLVFSLGVTCTQETVGGFIIRDEDELDEVEFGLQEYAKSLQDALGREIEFKITKSQKENKDWLNEYKKNVRPIEIGKFYIHPSWEESKDGFENIVIDPALAFGSGHHESTSACIEYLQKYAANGMSALDVGCGSGILSISLAKLGCITDACDTDEQAVQSSQKNAELNGAKFNQIWTGSVANLDKKYDLVVANIIADVILMLKNDLINLLKEGSYLVLAGVLDKYETRILEAFSSLKLVESQTKNEWKSFVFQKA; translated from the coding sequence TTGAAAGATAAATTTTACGAGCTTGAAGTTCTTTGTTCGCAGGAACTTCGCGAGCTTTTCGAAGATCTTGTTTTTTCTTTGGGCGTTACTTGCACGCAGGAGACTGTCGGCGGGTTTATCATCCGAGACGAAGACGAGCTAGACGAAGTAGAATTTGGCCTGCAAGAATACGCAAAATCTCTACAAGATGCGCTCGGTCGCGAGATCGAATTTAAGATAACAAAAAGCCAAAAAGAAAATAAAGATTGGCTAAACGAATACAAAAAAAACGTAAGACCGATAGAGATCGGTAAATTTTACATCCACCCAAGCTGGGAAGAGTCTAAAGACGGGTTTGAAAACATCGTTATCGATCCCGCTCTTGCCTTTGGCTCGGGTCACCACGAGAGTACGAGCGCTTGCATAGAGTATCTGCAAAAGTACGCCGCAAACGGCATGAGCGCGCTTGACGTGGGTTGCGGAAGCGGGATACTAAGTATCTCTCTAGCAAAACTAGGCTGTATCACGGATGCCTGCGATACTGACGAGCAAGCGGTGCAAAGCTCGCAAAAAAACGCCGAGTTAAACGGGGCTAAATTTAATCAAATTTGGACTGGTTCGGTGGCGAATCTGGATAAAAAATACGATCTCGTCGTCGCAAACATCATCGCCGACGTGATACTAATGCTAAAAAACGATTTAATAAATTTGCTAAAAGAGGGCTCATATCTCGTTTTAGCAGGCGTTTTGGATAAATACGAAACGCGAATTTTAGAGGCTTTTTCGTCGCTCAAACTTGTAGAAAGTCAAACCAAAAACGAGTGGAAAAGCTTCGTATTTCAAAAAGCGTAA
- the pglD gene encoding UDP-N-acetylbacillosamine N-acetyltransferase, whose product MAATKIYVYGFSGHGAVVADVARACGYGEIVFLDDAKFNGKNVLKFDQSLEKADVIVAIGDNKIRRIIQERVKNAGFRVVNLIHPGAVVSASAQIGGGAVVMPNAVINARAQIGEGAIINTGAIIEHDCEIGDFAHVSPNAALAGGVSVGANTHVGIGSCVVQCIKIGANCIIGAGSVVVRDIADGSVAYGNPAKVRRNLS is encoded by the coding sequence ATGGCCGCAACTAAAATTTACGTTTACGGCTTTAGCGGACACGGAGCGGTCGTCGCGGACGTGGCTAGAGCGTGCGGATACGGAGAGATCGTGTTTTTAGACGACGCCAAATTTAACGGCAAAAACGTGCTCAAATTTGACCAGAGCTTAGAAAAAGCTGACGTGATCGTCGCTATCGGGGATAATAAAATCAGACGCATCATTCAAGAAAGAGTAAAAAACGCGGGCTTTCGCGTAGTAAATTTGATCCATCCAGGCGCGGTAGTAAGCGCTAGCGCGCAAATAGGCGGGGGCGCGGTCGTAATGCCAAATGCCGTCATAAACGCGCGCGCGCAAATAGGCGAGGGCGCGATAATAAACACGGGCGCGATCATCGAGCATGACTGCGAGATCGGCGATTTTGCTCACGTTAGCCCAAACGCGGCGCTAGCAGGCGGCGTAAGCGTGGGTGCAAATACTCACGTAGGCATAGGCTCTTGCGTAGTGCAGTGCATAAAAATCGGCGCAAACTGCATCATCGGAGCGGGCAGCGTCGTAGTACGAGATATCGCAGACGGTAGCGTCGCCTACGGTAATCCCGCTAAAGTTAGGCGAAATTTGAGCTAA
- a CDS encoding chemotaxis response regulator CheY, with product MKILVVDDSSTMRRIIKNTLQRLGHQEILEAEHGVEAWQILGQHSDINVLITDWNMPEMNGLELVKKVRAEQKYVDMPIIMVTTEGGKAEVITALKAGVNNYIVKPFTPQVLKEKLEDVLG from the coding sequence GTGAAAATACTAGTAGTCGACGACAGCTCTACTATGAGAAGAATTATAAAAAACACCCTACAAAGGCTCGGACATCAAGAAATTTTAGAGGCCGAGCACGGAGTCGAAGCGTGGCAAATTTTGGGTCAGCACAGCGATATAAACGTGCTTATCACCGACTGGAACATGCCTGAAATGAACGGCCTTGAGCTCGTAAAAAAGGTCCGCGCCGAGCAAAAATACGTCGATATGCCTATTATCATGGTAACGACCGAGGGCGGTAAAGCCGAGGTCATAACCGCGCTAAAAGCAGGCGTCAATAACTACATCGTAAAGCCGTTTACGCCGCAAGTTTTAAAAGAAAAACTTGAAGACGTCTTAGGCTAA
- the pssA gene encoding CDP-diacylglycerol--serine O-phosphatidyltransferase produces the protein MQDNQHKLQLMYILPNLFTAASAFLGIISIIASVRGYIAASAGLVEEANGYFFKAIIYIVLSLFLDGLDGRVARLTKTTSKFGVEFDSLADVIAFGVAPAMLFYFTVGHSFGRLGSLVAALFVVFGAIRLARFNVMTGTYEPSVFIGLPIPTAAIVSAFWVGLSLEYDFTRSAEWFLMFLQILLSVLMVSNIRYPSFKKIDLKKADFLRILVGLTVAFSVIYIYPIEAVTALMSVYVSYGIIRYIFMRCKNKKIQKESE, from the coding sequence ATGCAAGACAATCAGCATAAACTTCAGTTAATGTACATTTTGCCAAATTTATTCACGGCAGCTTCGGCGTTTTTGGGTATCATCAGTATTATCGCTTCCGTGCGCGGCTACATCGCGGCCAGCGCAGGACTAGTCGAGGAGGCTAACGGCTACTTTTTCAAAGCTATTATTTACATAGTTTTATCGCTATTTTTGGACGGACTTGACGGACGCGTAGCGAGGCTAACTAAAACCACGTCTAAATTTGGCGTAGAATTCGACAGTCTTGCCGACGTGATAGCTTTCGGCGTCGCGCCAGCGATGCTTTTTTACTTTACGGTCGGGCACAGCTTTGGGCGTTTGGGTTCGCTTGTGGCCGCGCTGTTCGTGGTTTTTGGAGCCATTAGGCTTGCGCGGTTTAACGTAATGACCGGCACCTACGAGCCGTCCGTTTTTATCGGTCTTCCGATACCTACGGCCGCCATCGTTTCGGCATTTTGGGTCGGGCTAAGCTTAGAATACGACTTCACCAGAAGCGCCGAGTGGTTTTTGATGTTTTTGCAAATTTTGCTCTCCGTCTTGATGGTGAGCAATATCCGCTACCCTAGCTTCAAAAAAATCGATCTAAAAAAAGCCGATTTTCTTCGCATATTAGTCGGTCTTACGGTTGCATTTTCGGTAATCTATATCTATCCGATCGAGGCTGTCACGGCTTTAATGAGTGTTTATGTTTCTTACGGTATAATCAGGTATATTTTTATGAGATGTAAAAACAAAAAAATCCAAAAGGAGAGCGAATGA
- a CDS encoding phosphatidylserine decarboxylase, with protein MQNIGLIAKQGYKYVFVLGLLLLLALVLGVCQILFFALFALCVFWFRNPERALGSDDAYAVLSPIDGKIKSIDKIYYFDTQCVAITIRKGVFDAGALRAPCDMELLEVKQRHGLFLCNAMEASKNLNERALFVCKNSDNRFAIRVIAGPLSKGISFENFSRLKAGRRFGFLSSGEAILILPANTRISVSVGEKVASAGILGFFSYEEKDARQSA; from the coding sequence ATGCAAAACATCGGGCTAATCGCAAAACAGGGCTACAAATACGTTTTCGTTTTAGGGCTTTTGCTTTTGCTTGCGCTGGTTTTGGGCGTATGTCAAATTTTATTTTTCGCGCTGTTTGCGCTTTGCGTATTTTGGTTTAGAAACCCGGAGCGAGCGCTAGGTAGCGACGATGCGTACGCCGTGCTTAGTCCGATCGACGGTAAGATAAAAAGCATAGATAAAATTTACTATTTTGATACGCAGTGCGTAGCCATAACTATCCGCAAGGGCGTATTTGACGCGGGTGCGCTCAGAGCTCCTTGCGATATGGAACTTTTAGAGGTTAAACAAAGGCACGGACTGTTTTTATGTAATGCTATGGAAGCTTCTAAAAATTTAAACGAGCGAGCCTTGTTCGTCTGTAAAAATTCGGATAATAGGTTTGCGATCCGCGTCATCGCAGGGCCTCTTAGTAAGGGCATTTCTTTTGAAAATTTCAGCCGACTAAAAGCGGGCAGGAGATTTGGCTTTTTAAGTAGCGGCGAGGCGATTTTGATACTACCCGCAAATACGAGAATAAGCGTCAGCGTAGGCGAAAAGGTCGCGAGTGCGGGCATTTTAGGGTTTTTTAGCTACGAGGAAAAAGATGCAAGACAATCAGCATAA